A region of Dermabacter vaginalis DNA encodes the following proteins:
- a CDS encoding RluA family pseudouridine synthase translates to MSNERLFFVPEGLEGERVDVALSRLLGLSRTKAAELVQAGSALVDGKVPARSERVSEGQQLAVTLPEVRDIADVAPEKVDGMDIVFEDADIVVVNKPVGVAAHPSVGWEGPTVLGGLLGAGVAITTSGAQERRGIVSRLDVGTSGLMVVAKSEVAYSVLKNAFRNRLVDKRYHALAQGHFQNMKGTIEAPIGRSQKHDYKFAVMASGKPSITHYDVIEMFPGASLLDIKLETGRTHQIRVHMSTAGHPLVGDPQYGSDPKLAEKLGLVRQWLHARALAFEHPTRHTRVEFEAPYPEDLEHALNVLRAG, encoded by the coding sequence GTGAGTAATGAGCGGCTCTTCTTCGTACCCGAAGGGCTTGAGGGCGAGAGGGTCGATGTTGCCCTCTCGCGCCTTCTGGGGCTTTCACGAACGAAGGCCGCGGAGCTCGTGCAAGCGGGAAGCGCCCTCGTAGACGGCAAGGTTCCCGCTCGATCCGAACGCGTGAGCGAAGGGCAACAGCTTGCCGTCACGCTTCCCGAAGTGCGCGATATTGCCGACGTGGCCCCCGAGAAAGTCGACGGCATGGACATCGTGTTCGAGGATGCCGACATCGTTGTGGTCAACAAGCCCGTGGGCGTGGCGGCGCACCCGAGCGTCGGGTGGGAAGGCCCAACCGTTCTTGGCGGTCTTCTTGGCGCGGGCGTGGCTATCACGACCAGCGGCGCGCAGGAGCGTCGCGGTATCGTCTCCCGCCTCGATGTGGGCACGAGCGGCCTCATGGTCGTGGCGAAGAGCGAAGTTGCCTACTCGGTTCTGAAGAACGCCTTTCGCAATCGCCTCGTGGACAAGCGCTATCACGCTCTTGCCCAGGGACATTTTCAAAACATGAAGGGCACGATTGAGGCCCCGATCGGCCGCAGCCAAAAACACGACTATAAGTTTGCGGTGATGGCAAGCGGTAAACCCTCGATCACGCACTATGACGTGATCGAGATGTTTCCTGGTGCCTCGTTGCTCGACATCAAACTCGAGACTGGCCGCACCCACCAGATTCGCGTGCATATGAGCACCGCCGGGCATCCGCTCGTGGGAGACCCGCAGTATGGTTCCGATCCGAAACTCGCCGAGAAACTTGGCCTCGTGAGGCAGTGGCTGCACGCACGTGCCCTTGCGTTTGAGCATCCCACGCGGCATACGCGAGTGGAATTTGAGGCGCCGTATCCCGAGGACCTCGAGCACGCGCTCAACGTGCTGCGCGCCGGTTAG
- the lspA gene encoding signal peptidase II has product MSDRHTMNGSAGSARAAGASARSTLVVAFAIAAIVFVLDQLSKLWAENTLEHNVAQPLVGDILKLRLIYNSGAAFGFGGSITPIITGVQIGIALAVVVVLVRSVRSRAWMVSLALLLGGALGNIVDRLFRAPGPLTGHVVDFLELPHWPIFNVADIAVTTGAVLLVVLTLFNVPLDPREKSEVRA; this is encoded by the coding sequence GTGAGCGATCGCCACACCATGAACGGAAGCGCCGGGTCCGCACGTGCGGCCGGCGCTTCCGCCCGTTCCACCCTGGTCGTGGCGTTTGCGATCGCCGCGATCGTCTTTGTGCTCGACCAGCTGTCGAAGCTGTGGGCCGAAAACACCCTCGAGCACAACGTCGCGCAGCCCCTCGTCGGGGACATCCTCAAGCTTCGCCTCATCTATAACTCGGGCGCTGCTTTTGGGTTTGGCGGTTCGATCACTCCGATCATCACCGGCGTTCAGATCGGGATCGCGCTCGCCGTTGTCGTCGTTCTCGTCCGTTCCGTGCGATCGCGCGCGTGGATGGTTTCGCTCGCACTACTTCTTGGTGGGGCACTCGGCAACATCGTCGATCGTCTTTTTCGGGCCCCGGGGCCTCTGACGGGCCACGTTGTGGATTTCCTTGAACTTCCGCACTGGCCAATCTTTAACGTCGCCGACATCGCGGTGACGACCGGCGCCGTGTTGCTTGTTGTGCTCACACTCTTCAACGTTCCGCTGGATCCGCGTGAAAAGAGCGAGGTGCGAGCGTGA
- a CDS encoding DivIVA domain-containing protein: MALMPKDLEDKRFTPVRFTEGYDMDEVDKYLDDDVIPRLRELIEENDRLKRELEEAQSRVAELEARVGQGGEGDAAPAVVETEAPAAQAETPEVEPETETAVAAVAPAAPAAAGASRVGETNSASELISLAQRLHDEHVANGQAERDRLISEGNAEHERIVNEANETSRTTLERLESTKSELEKEIESLRTFERDYRTRLRNYLENQLRDLDTGESQEKAANYGL; encoded by the coding sequence ATGGCTCTTATGCCAAAGGATCTCGAAGATAAGCGCTTCACTCCCGTGCGCTTCACCGAGGGTTACGACATGGACGAGGTCGACAAGTACCTTGACGACGACGTCATTCCCCGCCTTCGCGAACTCATTGAGGAAAACGACCGCCTGAAGCGCGAGCTCGAGGAAGCTCAGAGCCGCGTTGCCGAGCTCGAGGCTCGCGTTGGTCAAGGTGGCGAGGGCGATGCTGCTCCGGCAGTCGTCGAAACCGAAGCTCCCGCTGCGCAGGCCGAGACTCCCGAGGTTGAGCCGGAGACCGAGACTGCTGTTGCTGCCGTCGCACCGGCTGCGCCTGCAGCCGCCGGTGCCTCGCGCGTTGGCGAAACCAATTCTGCCTCCGAGCTCATCTCGCTCGCCCAGCGTCTCCACGATGAGCACGTGGCGAACGGCCAGGCCGAGCGCGACCGCCTCATCAGCGAGGGCAACGCCGAGCACGAGCGCATCGTCAACGAAGCAAACGAGACGTCGCGCACCACGCTTGAGCGTCTTGAAAGCACGAAGAGTGAACTCGAGAAGGAAATCGAATCGCTGCGCACCTTCGAGCGTGACTACCGCACTCGCCTGCGCAACTACCTCGAGAACCAACTTCGCGATCTTGACACTGGCGAAAGCCAGGAGAAGGCCGCTAACTACGGCCTGTGA
- a CDS encoding YggT family protein has protein sequence MAILASLVYLAAYLFSILLLVRIGIEMIQSYARSFSPRGLVLIACEAIYTLTDPPVKALRSVIPPLKLGTVALDVSVLIIFFACSLISMLASPYML, from the coding sequence ATGGCGATTCTCGCCTCGCTCGTTTACCTCGCGGCGTACCTTTTCTCGATCCTGCTGCTCGTGCGGATTGGTATCGAGATGATCCAGTCCTATGCGCGTTCCTTTTCGCCGCGCGGCCTTGTGCTGATCGCCTGTGAAGCGATCTACACACTGACCGACCCGCCGGTGAAGGCGCTGCGATCCGTGATTCCGCCGCTCAAGCTCGGTACGGTCGCCCTTGATGTGAGCGTTCTCATCATCTTCTTTGCCTGCTCGCTCATCTCGATGCTCGCCTCGCCCTACATGTTGTGA
- a CDS encoding cell division protein SepF has product MGALRNWMAKAGFAEEQYDTHYEDPQSFAAEDAQVARVPERTVEPKAQEATVTPLRPHQNGVSLAPAAPESMQRITTIHPRSYNDAKSIGESFRDGVPVILNLSDMSEADAKRMVDFSAGLVFGLRGTIERVTTKVFLLSPEFIEVEGESRTDEGTFYNQS; this is encoded by the coding sequence ATGGGCGCTTTGCGCAACTGGATGGCGAAGGCTGGATTCGCCGAAGAACAATACGATACTCATTACGAAGACCCTCAGAGCTTCGCGGCCGAGGATGCGCAGGTTGCGCGTGTCCCGGAGCGCACCGTGGAGCCCAAGGCTCAGGAGGCCACCGTGACCCCGCTTCGCCCGCATCAGAATGGCGTATCGCTCGCGCCGGCCGCTCCGGAGAGCATGCAGCGCATCACGACTATCCACCCGCGCTCGTACAACGACGCCAAGAGCATTGGCGAGTCGTTCCGCGATGGCGTTCCCGTCATCCTCAATCTTTCTGACATGAGCGAAGCCGATGCCAAGCGCATGGTGGATTTCTCGGCTGGCCTCGTGTTTGGTCTTCGCGGCACGATCGAGCGCGTGACCACCAAGGTGTTCCTCCTGTCGCCTGAGTTCATCGAGGTTGAGGGCGAGTCCCGCACTGACGAGGGCACCTTCTACAACCAGAGCTGA
- the pgeF gene encoding peptidoglycan editing factor PgeF — MSSELSARALDFSGARALFTGVAEGNLALHVGDDPREVKKRREALERKLGAPLVFVEQVHSADVAIVRTEADVREMRERARVADALVTPMADVALAIMVADCVPVVLAEESSGVMGAAHAGRRGLLGGVLGATVEAMASLGASPKNIHAIIGPSVCGRCYEVPEQMFDESVAKHEALASRTSWGTPALDLPAGAVAELRAAGLAHESIEVIERCTLESEELFSYRRDSHTGRFAGVIWRHSPEAEEWCVAHPATRAEIPSRPGSLR; from the coding sequence ATGAGCAGCGAACTTTCGGCGCGGGCCCTCGATTTTTCGGGGGCCCGCGCCCTTTTTACGGGGGTCGCCGAGGGGAACCTGGCGCTTCACGTGGGAGATGACCCTCGCGAGGTCAAGAAGCGTCGTGAAGCTCTCGAGCGGAAGCTCGGCGCCCCTCTCGTCTTTGTCGAGCAGGTACATTCTGCGGATGTCGCCATCGTGCGTACTGAGGCCGATGTGAGGGAGATGCGGGAGCGGGCGCGCGTGGCGGATGCGCTTGTAACGCCGATGGCCGACGTCGCCCTTGCGATCATGGTGGCCGACTGCGTCCCGGTGGTGCTCGCCGAGGAATCGAGCGGGGTGATGGGGGCGGCTCATGCGGGCCGGCGCGGGCTTCTTGGTGGTGTTCTCGGCGCCACCGTTGAGGCGATGGCGAGCCTCGGTGCCTCGCCGAAAAATATTCACGCGATCATCGGGCCTTCGGTGTGCGGTCGGTGCTATGAAGTGCCCGAGCAGATGTTTGACGAATCGGTCGCGAAACACGAGGCGCTGGCCTCGCGGACGTCGTGGGGCACCCCCGCACTTGATCTTCCCGCTGGTGCCGTAGCCGAGCTTCGAGCCGCAGGACTCGCACATGAATCTATCGAGGTAATCGAGCGCTGCACCCTCGAAAGCGAGGAGCTTTTCTCGTATCGTCGCGATTCCCACACGGGGCGATTTGCCGGAGTGATCTGGCGGCATAGCCCTGAGGCAGAAGAATGGTGCGTAGCGCACCCCGCGACACGCGCGGAAATTCCGTCGCGCCCAGGGTCGCTGCGGTAG
- a CDS encoding cell division protein FtsQ/DivIB, whose protein sequence is MSTPKRPQRPVRPRRSEARAAVNVDESRKSKTTKADQPKRGERKKPQRVVGNRRNTKPLPPGGASPAKPQETETSPEPTKRAPDTKRTKQGKTAKPAKAPTKTKVARSRTSATSVATERTASPGKSPVVHAGKRFASRVRKKPWQKNRRLLPLILGSFVLLLSLAVLALAFLPQLKVSDVRVAGATYVDVSALEQVASAREGQPLAFTDLNALEEDLSAVQGVKAAKATRHWPNTVRVVITERTAIAQLESGGSTSLVDSSGAKLPANAANPASLPRLVVDPATPNVEATESALLDITRVLPPNLRAALTKATANSPSSVTLEVATQAGPRTVVWGGPEDSELKARVLEALLNQPGAVIDVSSPEAPTIR, encoded by the coding sequence ATGAGCACCCCGAAGCGCCCGCAACGGCCCGTGCGCCCAAGGCGCTCCGAAGCCAGGGCGGCGGTGAACGTCGACGAGAGCCGTAAGAGCAAGACCACAAAAGCGGATCAGCCAAAGCGCGGTGAAAGGAAGAAGCCGCAACGTGTAGTCGGCAACCGTCGGAACACGAAGCCTCTCCCACCCGGCGGCGCTTCCCCCGCCAAGCCCCAGGAGACGGAAACCTCACCGGAGCCCACCAAGCGTGCACCGGACACGAAGCGCACGAAGCAGGGAAAGACGGCGAAGCCCGCAAAGGCACCGACGAAGACGAAGGTAGCCCGGTCACGAACGTCCGCGACTTCCGTCGCGACAGAGCGAACGGCATCGCCGGGAAAGAGCCCCGTTGTCCACGCGGGAAAAAGGTTCGCGAGCAGGGTGCGGAAAAAGCCCTGGCAGAAAAACCGACGCTTGCTGCCCCTCATCCTCGGTTCCTTCGTGTTGCTGTTGTCGCTTGCGGTGCTCGCCCTCGCTTTCCTTCCGCAACTCAAGGTCTCTGACGTGCGTGTCGCGGGGGCAACATACGTTGATGTGAGCGCACTCGAGCAGGTGGCGAGTGCGCGCGAAGGGCAGCCGCTCGCCTTCACCGACCTCAATGCTCTCGAGGAGGACCTGTCCGCCGTGCAGGGGGTGAAGGCCGCGAAGGCTACTCGTCACTGGCCGAATACCGTCCGCGTGGTCATCACTGAGCGCACCGCGATCGCCCAGCTCGAATCGGGTGGTAGCACCTCGCTTGTCGATAGCAGTGGAGCGAAACTCCCCGCGAATGCCGCGAACCCCGCGAGTCTTCCCCGGCTGGTCGTTGACCCCGCGACACCGAATGTTGAGGCGACGGAATCGGCGCTGCTCGACATCACGCGCGTACTCCCGCCGAATCTACGCGCGGCACTCACGAAGGCGACCGCGAATTCTCCCTCCAGCGTCACGCTCGAGGTCGCAACGCAGGCCGGTCCTCGCACGGTCGTGTGGGGCGGGCCCGAGGATTCCGAACTGAAAGCCCGAGTCCTCGAAGCACTCCTCAACCAGCCCGGCGCGGTGATCGACGTGTCCTCGCCCGAGGCACCGACGATTCGCTAG
- the murC gene encoding UDP-N-acetylmuramate--L-alanine ligase, with protein sequence MPTTDLLDDLRPFSPGEIRTMLRPGAVVTDAAWPKTHVRKIHVIRIGGAGMSAVARLALEAGFDVTGSESQEGRFLPPLRDLGARITVGFDAANIEDGTDLVIVSTAVRADNPEVRRAHELDIPVIHRAAGLAGLLKNRALVAVAGTHGKTTTSAMATLALRAAGAEPAWAVGAAVPQLGANAGQGGGTYAVVEADESDGSFVAFAPSVLVLTNFEADHLDFHGTEENLRAVLSAFAARLAETNGTLVACADDPGSLAFARDARAAGHRVVLYGEHPEATWRITADRSSAAGAHVDIEAPGGERLNLSLRVPGRHNVLNALGVLAALDILGISREGVLTGLAEFAGADRRFQVAGEVRGTAVIDDYAHHPREVAAALAAGRERAEEGKLVAVFQPHLFSRTKAFTREFAEALSSADETILLPIYPAREDFDPSIRSEDVATLIDGSRVLDAADLPDYLASHARDARVILMMGAGDIVDVSPRVLEALEASGA encoded by the coding sequence ATGCCCACCACTGATCTTCTCGACGATCTTCGGCCATTTTCCCCGGGGGAGATACGCACGATGCTGAGGCCGGGTGCGGTCGTCACCGACGCTGCCTGGCCGAAGACTCACGTGCGCAAAATCCACGTCATCCGCATTGGCGGCGCGGGTATGAGCGCTGTTGCGCGCCTCGCGCTCGAGGCGGGATTTGACGTCACGGGATCAGAGTCGCAAGAGGGGCGCTTCCTCCCGCCCCTTCGTGACCTCGGTGCGCGTATCACCGTTGGCTTCGACGCCGCCAATATCGAGGATGGCACCGACCTCGTGATCGTCTCGACGGCCGTGCGCGCCGATAATCCCGAGGTACGCCGTGCACATGAGCTGGACATTCCGGTGATTCACCGAGCGGCGGGCCTCGCCGGCCTCCTGAAAAATCGGGCACTCGTTGCCGTTGCCGGAACGCACGGAAAGACCACGACGAGTGCGATGGCCACACTCGCCTTGCGAGCGGCAGGCGCTGAGCCGGCTTGGGCCGTTGGCGCTGCCGTCCCCCAGCTGGGGGCGAACGCGGGCCAGGGAGGGGGCACGTACGCGGTCGTAGAAGCGGATGAGTCCGACGGTTCCTTTGTGGCCTTCGCCCCCTCGGTTCTCGTGCTCACCAACTTCGAGGCCGACCATCTCGACTTCCACGGCACCGAAGAGAATCTTCGCGCGGTGCTTTCCGCATTCGCGGCGCGGCTTGCGGAGACGAACGGCACCCTTGTTGCGTGCGCCGACGACCCCGGTTCACTCGCGTTCGCGCGCGACGCCCGGGCAGCGGGGCACCGCGTGGTGCTGTACGGCGAACATCCCGAAGCGACGTGGCGGATCACCGCTGATCGCTCGAGCGCCGCCGGTGCACACGTGGACATCGAGGCCCCAGGCGGGGAACGCCTCAACCTCTCGCTGCGCGTTCCAGGCCGCCACAATGTGCTGAACGCGCTCGGTGTGCTCGCCGCCCTCGATATCCTCGGCATCTCGCGTGAGGGAGTACTGACGGGGCTCGCGGAATTTGCGGGCGCGGATCGCCGCTTCCAGGTGGCGGGCGAAGTTCGCGGGACGGCCGTGATCGACGACTACGCCCATCATCCCCGCGAGGTCGCGGCGGCTCTGGCAGCTGGACGTGAACGCGCGGAGGAGGGGAAACTCGTCGCCGTCTTCCAACCGCATCTCTTCTCCCGTACGAAGGCGTTCACGCGAGAGTTCGCCGAGGCGCTCAGCTCCGCCGACGAGACGATCCTCCTTCCGATCTACCCTGCGCGCGAGGATTTCGACCCGAGCATTCGTAGCGAGGACGTCGCCACCCTCATCGATGGCTCTCGAGTTCTCGATGCGGCTGACCTCCCGGACTACCTTGCTTCCCATGCGCGCGATGCCCGCGTCATTCTCATGATGGGGGCAGGCGATATCGTGGATGTGAGCCCGCGCGTGCTCGAGGCCCTTGAAGCGAGCGGCGCATGA
- the murG gene encoding undecaprenyldiphospho-muramoylpentapeptide beta-N-acetylglucosaminyltransferase → MTSTASTHARTNATVLVAGAGSAGHVSPMLAVARALTERYEGVRVVALGTKVGLEADLVPAAGFELLTIDKVPFPRRPNAAALRFPREFGRGLGDVRRFIRHEDVDAVAGFGGYVCPPAYIAGKHARIPLFIHEANKRPGMANRLGARLGAQVMTAFDMSETSGPLSKSEWVGMPMRPEIAHLDREARRAAARESFGLDPDMPTLLVTGGSLGAQRLNEILTSAIVPLEGLGVQILHVTGKGKKIPVSGKHYVQVEYVNGMEDAYAAADFAVTRSGAGTVCEVAAVGLPALFVPLPIGNGEQALNGADMVEAGGARMIKDALLTPELLIETVAECMLDTEVRTRMEHAALALGKRDAAERVADRIAASIPTLATQRPKGGAR, encoded by the coding sequence ATGACCTCCACTGCCAGCACCCACGCGCGCACCAACGCGACCGTTCTCGTGGCGGGAGCCGGAAGCGCTGGCCACGTGTCTCCCATGCTCGCGGTCGCGCGTGCCCTCACCGAGCGTTACGAAGGCGTGAGAGTCGTGGCTCTCGGCACGAAAGTGGGCCTCGAGGCAGATCTCGTGCCCGCCGCCGGCTTTGAGCTGCTCACGATCGACAAGGTGCCTTTTCCTCGCCGACCTAACGCTGCCGCGCTGCGCTTCCCTCGCGAGTTCGGGCGCGGTCTTGGCGATGTTCGCCGGTTTATTCGCCACGAAGACGTTGATGCTGTCGCTGGATTCGGGGGCTACGTGTGCCCGCCCGCCTACATTGCGGGCAAGCACGCGAGAATTCCCCTGTTCATTCACGAGGCGAACAAGCGGCCCGGTATGGCCAATAGGCTCGGCGCAAGGCTTGGCGCGCAAGTCATGACCGCGTTCGATATGAGTGAGACGTCGGGACCGCTCTCGAAGTCCGAATGGGTGGGAATGCCCATGAGGCCGGAAATTGCCCACCTCGATCGCGAAGCGCGCCGTGCGGCGGCACGCGAGTCATTCGGTCTTGACCCCGATATGCCGACCCTCCTCGTGACGGGAGGCTCGCTCGGAGCGCAGCGCCTCAACGAAATACTCACCTCCGCGATTGTGCCGCTCGAGGGCCTTGGGGTGCAGATCCTCCACGTGACGGGTAAGGGCAAGAAGATTCCCGTGAGCGGGAAGCACTACGTGCAGGTCGAGTACGTGAACGGGATGGAGGATGCCTACGCCGCGGCGGACTTCGCGGTGACGCGCTCGGGAGCCGGAACGGTGTGCGAGGTCGCAGCCGTGGGGCTGCCCGCGCTCTTTGTTCCCCTCCCCATCGGCAATGGTGAGCAGGCGCTCAACGGCGCCGATATGGTCGAGGCAGGCGGTGCGCGCATGATTAAGGACGCCCTTCTCACTCCCGAACTTCTCATCGAAACCGTTGCCGAGTGCATGCTCGACACCGAGGTGCGCACTCGCATGGAACATGCGGCGCTCGCACTCGGTAAGCGCGATGCCGCCGAGAGGGTCGCCGACCGCATTGCGGCGTCGATTCCGACCCTTGCAACGCAGCGCCCCAAGGGAGGTGCCCGGTGA
- a CDS encoding FtsW/RodA/SpoVE family cell cycle protein, with product MNERARQRPSEERPLGDVGGEVKSTLGRWLQSPALDFYAIAAIGGILITIGLVMVLSSSSVTNIAKGHSPYASFITQGVFAVIGLVLLIAAALTPVRWYKNIAVASALLLLGLLLQSLVFTPLGLGKGGNRNWIQVGPIRGQPSEFLKLALAVWLGAFLSKNRHRLREFPVLCTAFVGTGAALGLIILGRDLGTMMMVGILAAGAFWVAGLPKRWFLAAGGGAAIVVLGLVLASPNRMARALNWLHGECAGDSCYQADNGLMALATGGWWGVGIGQSRQKWGRVPEADNDFIFSIIGEELGLFGTLLIVFLFTLLAIFLYRMMFRIRDPFVQITIAGITSWILAQAFVNMAVVTGLLPVLGVPLPFVSAGGSALIASMLALGVLLAFAKSEPGAKEALRAHARYSKKSATVVAKPASAQLTRKGPRS from the coding sequence GTGAACGAGCGCGCGAGGCAGCGCCCGAGCGAGGAGCGCCCGCTCGGTGACGTCGGCGGGGAAGTGAAATCAACACTCGGCCGCTGGCTTCAATCCCCTGCTCTTGATTTCTACGCGATTGCCGCGATCGGCGGGATCCTCATCACGATCGGTCTCGTCATGGTGCTCTCAAGCTCATCGGTGACCAACATCGCGAAGGGACATTCGCCCTATGCGTCGTTCATAACCCAGGGTGTTTTCGCGGTCATCGGCCTCGTTCTACTCATCGCTGCAGCCCTCACCCCGGTGAGGTGGTACAAGAACATTGCCGTAGCCTCAGCGCTCTTACTTCTCGGGCTTCTCCTTCAGAGTCTCGTGTTTACCCCTCTCGGGCTCGGTAAGGGTGGTAACCGGAACTGGATTCAGGTCGGTCCCATCCGCGGCCAGCCATCGGAATTTCTCAAACTCGCGCTCGCGGTGTGGCTGGGTGCTTTTCTGTCGAAAAATCGTCACCGTCTACGTGAGTTTCCAGTTCTCTGCACCGCTTTTGTTGGTACGGGAGCGGCGCTCGGCCTGATCATCTTGGGGCGTGACCTCGGCACGATGATGATGGTCGGCATTCTTGCCGCGGGAGCATTTTGGGTTGCCGGCTTGCCAAAGCGCTGGTTTCTCGCAGCCGGTGGCGGGGCCGCTATCGTCGTGCTCGGCCTCGTGCTCGCGAGCCCGAATCGCATGGCGCGCGCCCTCAACTGGTTGCACGGTGAGTGCGCCGGAGACTCGTGTTACCAGGCCGACAATGGCCTCATGGCCCTTGCCACCGGCGGCTGGTGGGGCGTGGGCATCGGGCAATCTCGCCAGAAATGGGGCCGTGTCCCCGAGGCCGACAACGACTTTATTTTCTCGATCATCGGCGAGGAACTCGGCCTATTTGGCACCCTCCTGATCGTTTTCCTCTTTACACTGCTCGCCATCTTTCTCTATCGCATGATGTTCCGTATTCGCGACCCGTTCGTGCAGATCACGATCGCGGGCATCACGTCATGGATTCTCGCCCAGGCATTCGTGAACATGGCGGTTGTGACGGGACTCCTGCCCGTTCTGGGCGTGCCGCTGCCGTTCGTTTCGGCAGGAGGCTCAGCCCTCATTGCCTCGATGCTTGCCCTAGGCGTGCTGCTCGCCTTCGCAAAGTCGGAACCCGGTGCGAAGGAGGCACTACGGGCCCACGCTCGCTACTCGAAGAAATCGGCAACGGTTGTCGCGAAGCCGGCGTCGGCACAACTGACCAGGAAGGGACCGCGCTCATGA
- the murD gene encoding UDP-N-acetylmuramoyl-L-alanine--D-glutamate ligase, translating into MTSSETSVRLPERPFPGLDVSGARILVTGFGVSGYAIVDQTLQRGAHVTAVDASRSESNLERAKVLETLGARILLGEEHTRALPENSDGSPFDVVVTSPGWRPDHPLLVAAKDAGIEIWSEIELARRMQKADGPEWLAVTGTNGKTTVVTMLESILLNAGVRSVAAGNVGLPLIEAALDPEGFEAIALELSSFQLHWTENLGAHSSAIINIGADHLDWHGGMDAYAEAKAKVYAGTQHACLYNKADQRTRHALEEADVVEGCRAIGVSLSAPGPSEFGIVEDLLVDRAFCENRHSQAAEIANLDTLAHLGPHGAPPHVVLNALFAAALARSFGVQPIHVREGLAAYRAGEHRSEIVHVKDGVAFVDDSKATNPDSAAAALGAAPSVVWIAGGDAKGADLHGLIAAQAARLKAVVLIGLDPTPFTTALDDHAPNVPRVWIDPADCEDTRILMHKAVEAAASYASDSDIVLLAPAAASIDQFANYAERGNLFAEAARDLGSGA; encoded by the coding sequence GTGACTTCTTCTGAAACTTCTGTGCGACTTCCCGAGCGTCCCTTCCCGGGCCTTGACGTTTCGGGCGCCCGCATCCTCGTGACGGGATTCGGGGTTTCGGGGTACGCGATTGTGGACCAAACACTTCAGCGCGGCGCGCATGTGACCGCGGTGGACGCTTCGCGTTCAGAATCAAACCTTGAGCGCGCCAAGGTTCTCGAGACTCTCGGTGCGCGGATCCTGCTCGGCGAAGAGCACACGCGCGCGCTGCCTGAAAATTCCGACGGCTCCCCGTTCGACGTCGTTGTCACGTCTCCCGGGTGGCGGCCTGACCACCCCCTCCTCGTCGCTGCGAAGGACGCGGGGATCGAAATCTGGTCGGAGATCGAGCTCGCGCGCCGCATGCAAAAGGCTGATGGCCCTGAGTGGCTCGCTGTCACGGGCACGAACGGGAAAACGACCGTCGTGACGATGCTCGAGTCGATTTTGCTGAACGCCGGTGTGCGTTCGGTGGCTGCGGGCAACGTGGGGCTTCCCCTGATCGAAGCGGCGCTCGATCCGGAGGGCTTTGAGGCCATTGCTCTCGAGCTCTCGAGTTTCCAGTTGCACTGGACGGAGAATCTCGGTGCGCACTCGAGCGCGATCATCAACATCGGCGCCGATCACCTCGACTGGCACGGTGGAATGGACGCCTACGCCGAGGCAAAGGCAAAGGTGTATGCGGGAACGCAGCACGCGTGCCTGTACAACAAGGCTGATCAGCGCACGCGTCACGCCCTCGAAGAAGCCGATGTGGTTGAGGGCTGCCGCGCGATCGGTGTGAGCCTCTCCGCTCCCGGCCCGAGTGAGTTCGGCATCGTGGAGGATCTCCTCGTCGACCGCGCTTTTTGCGAGAATCGGCACTCGCAGGCAGCAGAGATCGCGAACCTCGACACGCTGGCTCACCTTGGACCGCACGGCGCCCCGCCCCACGTTGTTCTCAATGCGCTTTTTGCCGCTGCACTCGCGCGCTCGTTCGGGGTGCAGCCGATTCACGTGCGCGAAGGGCTCGCCGCCTACCGTGCGGGGGAGCACCGCAGCGAAATCGTTCATGTCAAAGACGGCGTGGCTTTTGTTGATGACTCGAAGGCCACGAATCCCGATTCGGCTGCCGCAGCGCTCGGCGCCGCACCCTCCGTGGTGTGGATCGCCGGGGGAGACGCCAAAGGCGCGGATCTTCACGGCCTCATCGCCGCGCAGGCAGCGCGCCTCAAAGCCGTCGTGCTCATCGGGCTCGACCCCACACCGTTCACGACAGCGCTCGACGACCACGCGCCGAACGTCCCCCGTGTGTGGATCGACCCCGCAGATTGCGAAGACACACGTATCCTCATGCACAAGGCTGTGGAAGCGGCGGCTTCGTACGCGAGCGACAGCGACATCGTGCTGCTCGCCCCGGCCGCCGCGAGCATCGACCAATTCGCCAATTACGCCGAACGCGGCAACCTTTTCGCCGAAGCGGCGCGGGACCTTGGGAGCGGCGCGTGA